A genomic region of Desulfosarcina ovata subsp. ovata contains the following coding sequences:
- the tnpC gene encoding IS66 family transposase: protein MKPDRPISDADWQATAEPVRQYIVSLEDELRAIKTQNDKLEKNNEKLEKQKRQNSTNSSKPPSSDPPYNKPKREKPKGERKPGGQKGHPGHGQMLLTPNNTQNVMPECCGCGLHSSDWDNLRPFHTHQHIELPEIEMDITHFVLHQGQCPGCGKIVKAQVPEAFSTGYGPRFCAFIAELSGIKAMSRRNVQQLVHSVFDIKIATGTIQKVIDRASEAIASTYERIGQVARSSECNFIDETSWFKKHNLQWLWVMVNTMVAFFRIDPKRSKQAFLELIADWKGILISDGYRLYCKWVHGRQTCLAHLIRKAKALIESRKLNERRGGKLILAHLNTLIEFSKNKPPPLKWERFYNSLLLILSLFEDDTDGAGRLARQIIREIDALWTFLEHDGVEPTNNRAERSLRFGVLWRKCSLGTQSDKGNRWVERILSVKETCRLRDKATFPFIVECLECYFAGISVDVSWI from the coding sequence ATGAAGCCCGATAGACCCATTTCAGATGCCGATTGGCAAGCTACTGCTGAACCGGTACGCCAGTACATCGTTTCTTTGGAAGATGAGCTGCGGGCGATTAAAACTCAAAACGACAAGCTGGAGAAAAACAACGAGAAGCTTGAAAAGCAAAAACGCCAAAACTCGACCAACTCCAGCAAACCGCCCTCATCCGATCCGCCCTATAACAAACCCAAACGCGAAAAGCCCAAAGGCGAACGCAAGCCGGGCGGACAAAAAGGACACCCGGGGCATGGGCAAATGCTGCTAACGCCCAACAATACTCAAAATGTGATGCCCGAGTGCTGCGGTTGCGGTCTCCATTCATCGGATTGGGATAATCTGCGACCCTTTCATACTCACCAACATATCGAATTGCCTGAAATCGAGATGGACATCACCCATTTTGTTCTGCACCAAGGTCAATGCCCTGGGTGCGGCAAGATTGTCAAAGCACAGGTTCCGGAGGCGTTTAGCACCGGCTACGGCCCGCGGTTTTGTGCGTTTATCGCCGAACTGAGTGGTATCAAGGCCATGAGTCGGAGAAATGTGCAGCAACTGGTCCACTCCGTGTTTGATATCAAAATCGCCACCGGCACGATCCAAAAGGTTATCGACCGCGCTTCCGAGGCCATTGCCTCCACCTATGAGCGTATCGGCCAGGTGGCCCGCAGCAGTGAGTGCAACTTCATCGATGAAACCAGTTGGTTTAAAAAGCACAATCTGCAATGGCTCTGGGTAATGGTCAATACGATGGTGGCCTTTTTCCGCATCGATCCGAAAAGATCCAAACAGGCCTTTCTCGAACTGATCGCCGACTGGAAAGGCATCTTGATCAGCGATGGTTATCGCCTTTATTGCAAATGGGTCCATGGCCGGCAAACCTGCCTGGCCCATTTGATCCGAAAGGCCAAGGCGTTAATCGAGAGTAGAAAACTCAACGAAAGGCGAGGCGGCAAGTTAATCTTGGCACATTTGAATACCCTGATCGAATTTTCAAAAAACAAACCGCCACCTTTAAAATGGGAGCGTTTTTATAACTCCTTGTTGCTCATCCTCAGCCTTTTTGAAGACGACACCGACGGTGCCGGTCGCCTGGCCAGGCAAATAATACGAGAAATTGACGCATTGTGGACCTTTCTCGAACATGATGGCGTCGAACCCACCAACAACCGTGCCGAACGCTCTCTGCGCTTTGGCGTGCTATGGCGCAAATGTAGTCTGGGAACGCAAAGCGACAAAGGCAACCGCTGGGTCGAACGAATCTTGTCTGTAAAAGAAACCTGCCGACTGAGAGATAAAGCCACATTTCCGTTTATAGTCGAATGCCTGGAATGTTACTTTGCAGGCATCTCTGTTGATGTGAGTTGGATCTAA
- a CDS encoding DNA-primase RepB domain-containing protein has translation MERIFRKLERYFSAWKIGILNPDRGLWSLSPSVNKLGYLKAMNANGYHIFIKPEDESRFLLLDDIPGNRLLHQKELKRFKPGRLVVETSPGNFQVWIKAGRSISNPEKRYWIRFFRADSACDPNLRWGRCPGFRNCKPKYGKNGRFPLSRLVWVDWEKVAQVPKVTLPKRTVDRLPIKVKAIEQRLSGNPILRTDYDRGDESATDFAYALALLRRGTDPEVIADRLLQERKDWTHHKGQRRQAAYLQRTIRRAVEIINQ, from the coding sequence ATGGAACGAATTTTTCGAAAACTCGAACGATATTTTAGCGCATGGAAAATCGGTATCCTGAATCCGGACAGAGGGCTATGGTCGCTTTCGCCCTCAGTGAATAAGCTGGGATATTTGAAAGCAATGAACGCCAACGGCTATCACATCTTCATAAAGCCTGAGGATGAAAGCCGCTTCCTGCTTTTGGATGATATCCCGGGAAACAGGCTGCTACACCAAAAGGAGTTGAAACGTTTTAAACCCGGACGTCTCGTGGTGGAAACCAGCCCCGGCAATTTTCAGGTATGGATCAAAGCCGGCCGGAGCATCAGCAATCCGGAAAAAAGATACTGGATCAGGTTTTTCCGCGCAGATTCCGCCTGCGATCCGAATTTGCGTTGGGGCCGCTGTCCGGGATTCCGCAATTGCAAACCAAAGTATGGTAAAAATGGACGATTTCCCCTCTCCCGGCTTGTTTGGGTGGACTGGGAAAAAGTGGCCCAAGTACCGAAGGTAACCCTGCCGAAAAGAACAGTTGATCGGCTGCCAATCAAGGTAAAAGCAATAGAGCAACGTCTATCGGGCAACCCCATTTTGCGTACCGATTACGATCGCGGGGATGAGTCGGCAACCGATTTTGCCTATGCGCTAGCATTGCTTCGCCGGGGAACGGATCCGGAAGTCATCGCCGACAGGCTGTTGCAAGAAAGAAAAGATTGGACCCACCACAAAGGCCAACGGCGCCAGGCCGCTTACCTTCAGCGCACGATCAGGCGCGCCGTCGAGATCATCAATCAATAA
- a CDS encoding type IV secretory system conjugative DNA transfer family protein, with the protein MFWSRKRSTLIGRGVPIHDLKGAIRRIELPDRDRIGHIGCFGTTRIGKSKLIENMVAQDIAKGYSVVIVDPKGDLELFSKIVQIAHDNDRGNELCLINPIYPEFSATINPLAYYFSPEEIVNHVVAGVQAKDAYFHNVAYETTLMIVLSLLALKAKVDPELPINFAEISRRCGAEEIENLMSALTEIEDPGTREIVHIANKILQAKEEFFGKVTSSLRTVLTALSIGNMGRIIGKARSNRFVKSLENGQRVILVVQTGSMLSGKVSDMMARILISMIQSFIGRRFASGQKIDPPLSIYIDEFSNACYMGIEDLYRVRMQLDFLTH; encoded by the coding sequence ATGTTCTGGTCACGAAAGCGTAGCACCCTCATCGGCCGGGGTGTGCCTATACACGATTTAAAAGGTGCCATCCGCAGGATCGAACTCCCGGACAGAGACCGGATCGGCCACATCGGATGCTTCGGCACTACCCGCATCGGCAAATCCAAGTTGATAGAGAACATGGTCGCCCAGGACATCGCCAAGGGCTATAGCGTCGTCATAGTGGACCCCAAAGGGGATCTGGAGCTTTTTTCAAAAATCGTACAGATTGCGCATGATAACGATAGAGGCAACGAACTGTGCCTGATCAACCCCATCTACCCCGAATTTTCGGCCACGATCAACCCTCTGGCCTACTATTTCAGTCCGGAAGAAATCGTCAATCATGTGGTCGCAGGCGTCCAGGCCAAGGATGCCTATTTTCATAATGTAGCCTATGAAACGACACTCATGATCGTTTTAAGCCTGTTGGCATTGAAGGCGAAGGTAGATCCAGAGTTGCCCATCAATTTCGCGGAAATCAGCAGACGATGCGGTGCTGAGGAAATAGAGAACCTGATGAGTGCATTGACCGAAATTGAAGATCCCGGTACACGGGAGATCGTTCACATTGCCAACAAAATTCTTCAGGCCAAGGAAGAGTTTTTCGGGAAGGTTACTTCCTCTCTTCGCACGGTGCTGACGGCTTTATCCATTGGCAATATGGGCAGGATTATCGGCAAAGCCCGTTCCAATCGCTTCGTGAAAAGCCTGGAAAACGGACAACGGGTCATCCTTGTGGTTCAGACCGGCAGCATGCTCTCCGGTAAGGTCAGCGACATGATGGCTCGGATTCTGATCTCCATGATCCAAAGTTTCATCGGCCGGCGTTTTGCGTCGGGTCAAAAGATTGATCCTCCCCTATCCATCTATATCGATGAATTTTCCAACGCCTGCTACATGGGCATCGAGGATCTCTACAGGGTCAGAATGCAGTTGGATTTTTTAACCCACTGA
- a CDS encoding ParA family protein has product MKKIGICNNKGGVGKTTITLCLAGALAEMDLKVLLVDMDQQGSLSSSFLPDIHNLPLVVTDVIRDDGVSIEEAVHRTQYANIKILPSNLSLAKLESELQSERDAHYYLADRLDEINGQYDVIIIDSPPNLGLATWSVLTAVKDLIIPLEAQDYSVKGTGYVHGLIDKVKKRANPRLEILGYLINRYDGRRRIEQDFKAMIQNHLGNRVFDQVLKDAVVYVEAVTLGTPVTMLYPKSEHAEVFRQLGRKVMYG; this is encoded by the coding sequence ATGAAAAAGATCGGAATCTGCAACAATAAGGGCGGTGTGGGCAAAACCACCATCACCCTATGTCTGGCCGGAGCCCTGGCCGAGATGGATCTGAAAGTGCTCCTGGTGGACATGGATCAGCAAGGATCTTTAAGTTCTTCCTTTTTGCCCGATATCCATAACCTGCCGTTGGTGGTCACGGATGTGATCCGGGATGATGGAGTATCCATCGAAGAGGCAGTACATCGGACCCAATATGCCAACATCAAGATCCTTCCTTCCAATTTGAGTCTGGCCAAACTGGAAAGCGAACTTCAATCCGAGCGGGACGCTCACTATTATCTGGCCGACAGGCTTGATGAAATCAATGGTCAATACGATGTGATCATTATTGATTCTCCTCCCAATTTAGGACTGGCCACCTGGTCGGTATTAACAGCTGTTAAAGATCTGATCATCCCTTTGGAGGCCCAGGATTACAGTGTCAAAGGCACGGGGTATGTCCACGGGTTGATCGACAAGGTAAAAAAGCGGGCCAATCCCCGGCTGGAGATTTTGGGTTACCTGATCAATAGATACGATGGCCGTCGGCGTATCGAACAGGATTTCAAGGCCATGATCCAAAACCATCTGGGCAATCGGGTGTTTGATCAGGTGCTGAAAGATGCCGTTGTTTATGTGGAAGCCGTCACCTTGGGGACACCGGTTACCATGCTTTATCCCAAAAGCGAGCATGCCGAGGTGTTTCGCCAGCTTGGCAGGAAGGTCATGTATGGCTAA
- a CDS encoding TraM recognition domain-containing protein, with amino-acid sequence MTLKEDLFNKAGGAGAMVSVFTQSLADITAAIGDQMARKILDNLNTKIFMRVNDPLTARYVSDSSGTRKKYDPFLQLGGGITMRCSEEAAVRPEDVLNLNRRIFFLFGINGRYKGKTELVKPSRLKVEYPDIISNAV; translated from the coding sequence ATGACGCTTAAGGAGGATCTATTCAACAAGGCCGGCGGCGCCGGCGCCATGGTGAGCGTGTTCACCCAATCGCTGGCTGATATTACCGCCGCCATCGGCGATCAGATGGCCCGTAAGATCCTGGACAACCTGAATACCAAGATATTCATGCGCGTCAACGACCCCTTGACAGCCAGGTATGTCAGTGATTCCTCGGGTACTCGAAAGAAATACGATCCTTTTCTTCAGTTGGGGGGCGGTATCACCATGCGCTGTTCGGAGGAAGCGGCCGTGCGCCCGGAAGATGTACTCAATTTGAACAGACGTATCTTCTTTCTATTCGGCATCAATGGCCGGTACAAGGGAAAGACCGAACTGGTCAAACCGTCCAGATTAAAGGTGGAGTACCCTGACATTATCTCCAATGCGGTTTAA
- a CDS encoding DUF932 domain-containing protein: MKSQIIPLTNDQIVELAPAAGAINPHETVSDRYSFVPTIEAVDLLRSAGWQPVHVKQSGTRKNDRSGYQKHIIRFMQGSLSTDRERVDLVMANSHDRGCAFKLCASIWRKICGNGLMVSSKLFTFSHRHVGFDITAFLNSAYQIAEGAGDIAAQVNDLKAIDLSPNEKGVFAMAAHKLVYDDIEKAPILPAQLLQERRYDDQGNDLWTTFNVVQENIMKGGIYGSKRNVNGHIRRVKTRPVKSIDRDVKLNKALWVLTEEMARLKS, translated from the coding sequence ATGAAATCACAAATTATTCCCCTGACCAATGACCAAATCGTCGAATTGGCTCCGGCTGCTGGAGCGATAAACCCACACGAAACGGTTTCCGACCGGTATAGCTTTGTGCCAACTATCGAGGCTGTCGATCTGTTGAGGTCGGCCGGATGGCAACCCGTGCATGTGAAGCAATCCGGAACAAGGAAAAATGACCGCAGCGGCTATCAAAAACACATCATCCGATTCATGCAGGGATCCCTTTCAACCGACCGGGAACGCGTCGATCTGGTAATGGCCAACTCCCATGATCGCGGGTGTGCGTTTAAGCTTTGTGCCTCGATCTGGCGTAAAATATGCGGAAATGGATTGATGGTATCCTCGAAACTGTTCACTTTTTCGCACAGACATGTCGGCTTTGACATAACCGCTTTTTTGAATTCTGCCTACCAGATTGCCGAAGGTGCAGGAGATATCGCCGCACAAGTCAATGATTTAAAGGCGATAGACCTCTCCCCGAATGAAAAAGGCGTGTTCGCCATGGCTGCGCACAAACTGGTTTATGACGATATCGAAAAGGCACCGATTTTGCCAGCACAGCTACTTCAGGAACGGCGCTACGACGACCAAGGCAATGATCTGTGGACGACATTCAATGTGGTCCAGGAAAACATCATGAAAGGGGGCATATATGGAAGTAAGCGAAATGTGAATGGCCATATTCGTCGAGTCAAGACCCGCCCTGTGAAATCCATTGATCGGGATGTCAAGCTCAACAAGGCATTGTGGGTCCTGACCGAAGAGATGGCCAGACTAAAAAGCTGA
- a CDS encoding type II toxin-antitoxin system RelE/ParE family toxin: MIYEIIEYTNDIDQNLFREWFFSLDAKAAAKVTTAITRLENGNTSNVKSVGGGVYEYKINFGPGYRIYFAYDGKNIILLLAGGSKRRQSKDIEAAKARWADHKVRK; encoded by the coding sequence ATGATATACGAAATCATTGAATATACCAATGACATTGATCAAAACCTGTTTCGTGAATGGTTTTTCAGTTTGGACGCCAAAGCAGCCGCCAAAGTTACCACGGCGATTACCCGGCTTGAGAACGGCAACACGTCAAACGTTAAAAGCGTGGGCGGCGGCGTTTATGAGTACAAAATCAATTTTGGTCCCGGCTACCGGATATATTTCGCTTATGACGGGAAAAACATTATCCTTTTGCTGGCCGGAGGAAGCAAGCGGCGGCAATCTAAGGACATTGAGGCAGCCAAAGCCCGTTGGGCCGATCATAAGGTCAGAAAGTAG
- a CDS encoding transcriptional regulator gives MALTRKFKETVQLRAQQDPEYRKELIIEATNAFLDGDISTGKTLLRDYINATEALPSIAQELAQDEKSIRRMVGPRGNPTLNNFINLLGACKKRENLDLKVA, from the coding sequence ATGGCACTGACACGCAAATTTAAAGAGACCGTGCAATTGCGGGCACAACAAGATCCGGAATACCGCAAGGAACTTATCATCGAGGCTACAAACGCCTTCCTCGATGGCGATATCAGCACAGGGAAAACCTTGCTCAGGGACTATATTAATGCCACTGAAGCGTTACCTTCCATTGCACAAGAGCTTGCCCAGGACGAAAAAAGCATACGACGTATGGTTGGTCCCCGTGGGAATCCGACTTTGAATAATTTCATTAATTTGCTGGGAGCGTGCAAGAAACGTGAGAACTTGGATTTAAAAGTCGCGTGA
- a CDS encoding transposase gives MLILHDILEKLKNEFAQSSKGQERGIWFVYTIVAIIVPFASSRTSNILRCLKTVFGFSGISRKKFYTFMASPRIPWQRLWPTLWKLIPLPTTGGRLMLALDDSINAKTGKKIFACDKVFDHAAKQNQSRYPWAQNIVAVGLLKMIKGRWACLPLSYRFYLLKKTIERMNRDSNGPEVTFKSKLAMAVDMIGEIAAVFPRKRIVIITDSWFGNGGLWKPLKKQLGIWVDMISRLRSNSTIFELPPPPTGRQGRPRKYGRKLGNAAALAVRFKSLAKEYIVNLYGRNRNIVAYERVVMLKTIRCAVKVVWVYRKTQWVALYSTDLSLSAEQIIEYYGARWKIEALFKELKNDIGSADTQSRHPQAVSNHLHFCMLATTVAWIYASRVEKTPSRRHAVGGRRHFAFSDVRRSVTKAAMDKDFGRLFPVPRKSVFNSLVDVLLRMAA, from the coding sequence ATGCTTATCCTACACGACATCCTTGAAAAACTCAAAAACGAATTTGCTCAGTCCAGTAAAGGTCAGGAACGGGGAATATGGTTCGTATACACGATCGTGGCGATCATTGTTCCTTTCGCCTCATCGAGGACCTCAAACATTCTACGGTGCTTGAAGACGGTGTTCGGCTTTTCCGGGATCAGTCGTAAAAAGTTCTATACCTTCATGGCATCCCCACGGATTCCATGGCAACGGTTATGGCCCACGCTGTGGAAATTGATTCCGCTGCCAACGACCGGTGGGCGGTTAATGCTGGCTCTGGATGACAGTATCAACGCCAAGACAGGCAAGAAGATTTTCGCCTGCGACAAGGTTTTCGATCATGCTGCCAAGCAAAACCAGTCCAGGTATCCGTGGGCCCAGAACATCGTTGCTGTGGGGTTGTTGAAGATGATCAAGGGACGTTGGGCCTGTCTGCCGCTGAGTTATCGTTTCTACCTCCTGAAGAAAACCATCGAACGAATGAACCGTGACAGCAATGGACCGGAAGTGACATTCAAGAGCAAGCTTGCCATGGCGGTCGACATGATCGGTGAGATTGCCGCGGTGTTTCCCAGAAAACGGATTGTCATCATCACCGACTCATGGTTCGGCAATGGCGGCCTGTGGAAGCCATTGAAAAAACAGTTGGGCATATGGGTGGATATGATTTCCAGGCTTCGATCCAACAGCACAATATTTGAACTGCCGCCACCTCCGACCGGACGACAAGGCCGCCCGCGTAAATATGGCCGCAAGCTGGGGAATGCGGCAGCGTTGGCCGTTCGATTCAAATCGCTGGCAAAAGAATACATCGTCAACCTGTATGGCCGCAACCGGAACATCGTAGCCTATGAACGCGTGGTGATGCTCAAGACCATCCGATGTGCGGTCAAGGTGGTCTGGGTCTATCGTAAGACACAGTGGGTGGCACTTTATTCCACCGACCTGTCCCTTTCGGCTGAGCAGATTATCGAATACTATGGGGCCCGCTGGAAGATCGAAGCCTTATTCAAGGAATTGAAAAACGACATCGGCAGCGCTGACACGCAAAGCCGTCATCCGCAGGCCGTCAGCAACCATCTGCACTTTTGCATGCTGGCGACCACCGTCGCCTGGATTTACGCCAGCCGGGTCGAGAAAACGCCATCTCGCCGGCATGCCGTCGGCGGCCGCCGTCATTTTGCCTTTTCGGATGTCCGCCGATCCGTTACAAAGGCCGCGATGGACAAGGATTTTGGTAGGCTCTTCCCGGTGCCACGCAAATCCGTCTTTAATTCTCTCGTGGACGTACTGCTGCGCATGGCGGCTTGA
- a CDS encoding single-stranded DNA-binding protein, whose protein sequence is MNKAIIIGRLGQNATFFIGGEQTACRFQLAVKETWKSKNNEPQERTEWVNVAAFGSVAEQMNSVAKGTLVFVQGSANTGSYTKNDETRYYFEIRARQLRILPETGRQSLKDLDQNEIALVGRLGQDPVTPKEGITHFSLACNEYFKGNDTTQWISVATFNGLSDNAARILSKGRLVYVEGKVRTRKYDKDGQTRHATGVVAHRWRALDARPKKQESGEYHESASYDYADDDIPF, encoded by the coding sequence ATGAACAAGGCCATCATCATCGGAAGATTGGGACAAAATGCCACATTTTTTATCGGTGGCGAGCAAACCGCCTGTCGATTTCAATTGGCGGTAAAGGAGACATGGAAAAGCAAAAACAACGAACCGCAGGAACGAACCGAGTGGGTGAATGTGGCTGCTTTTGGTTCCGTTGCCGAACAGATGAATAGTGTGGCCAAAGGCACGCTCGTGTTTGTTCAGGGATCGGCCAACACAGGCAGCTACACAAAGAATGATGAAACCCGCTACTATTTTGAAATCCGGGCCAGGCAGCTTCGAATTTTGCCTGAAACCGGAAGACAATCACTTAAGGATCTGGACCAGAATGAGATCGCCTTGGTCGGCCGTCTTGGACAGGATCCGGTGACTCCCAAGGAGGGAATTACCCACTTCTCTTTGGCATGTAACGAATATTTCAAAGGTAATGACACTACCCAGTGGATCAGCGTTGCCACATTCAACGGTCTGTCGGACAACGCGGCCAGAATATTGAGCAAAGGCCGGCTGGTCTATGTGGAAGGGAAAGTACGAACGAGAAAATACGACAAGGATGGGCAAACCCGCCATGCCACGGGGGTTGTCGCACACCGGTGGCGCGCGCTGGACGCCAGGCCCAAAAAGCAAGAATCAGGTGAGTACCACGAATCCGCATCCTATGATTATGCGGATGACGATATTCCGTTTTAA
- a CDS encoding ParB/RepB/Spo0J family partition protein yields MAKDFSQDARDRSLFLVPSTLDTAANRGDRLDTRPLREARWIEIQRIQPDPNQPRKTFVQETLESLARSIREIGGIIDPITVQFSENEDGFLIISGERRYLAAKIAGLDTLPCIIKQPDDKTRFLMQFIANIQREDIPPLEEAAAIRRLVQTFGFTQHEIAKLINKSKSYVSQVLGLERLSDEAKKKVQTSELSKEVQIQASRETEPEKQIEILKMASDGKKTVRDIRNQTRQGEVQKPDHNETFSQWTWRSKKGRFTVSVRFMEKHPSENKTNMVRVALKEAVNQISGKCR; encoded by the coding sequence ATGGCTAAGGATTTCTCTCAAGATGCCCGGGACCGATCTCTTTTCCTGGTCCCTTCGACATTGGATACAGCTGCAAATAGGGGCGATCGTTTAGATACCCGCCCGCTCCGGGAGGCAAGGTGGATTGAAATCCAGCGTATCCAGCCGGACCCGAACCAACCCAGAAAAACCTTTGTTCAGGAAACCCTTGAGTCCCTTGCCCGATCCATCCGCGAGATCGGCGGCATCATCGATCCGATAACGGTCCAATTTTCTGAAAATGAAGATGGTTTCCTGATCATCAGTGGAGAGCGGCGTTATCTGGCCGCCAAGATCGCCGGTCTCGACACGCTTCCCTGCATCATCAAACAACCCGATGATAAAACCCGCTTTCTCATGCAGTTTATTGCCAACATCCAGCGGGAAGATATCCCGCCCCTGGAAGAGGCCGCAGCCATTCGGCGATTGGTTCAGACCTTCGGGTTCACCCAACACGAAATCGCAAAACTGATCAATAAATCAAAAAGCTATGTCAGTCAGGTCCTGGGCCTGGAGCGACTCTCCGATGAAGCCAAAAAGAAAGTTCAGACGTCTGAACTTTCCAAAGAGGTTCAGATTCAGGCATCCCGGGAAACGGAACCTGAAAAGCAGATTGAAATCCTGAAGATGGCATCCGATGGGAAAAAGACCGTTCGGGATATCCGCAATCAAACCAGACAGGGCGAGGTCCAAAAGCCGGATCACAATGAGACTTTCAGCCAGTGGACTTGGCGATCAAAAAAGGGACGGTTTACGGTGTCGGTACGGTTTATGGAGAAGCATCCTTCCGAAAACAAGACGAACATGGTTCGGGTTGCTTTAAAGGAAGCGGTCAATCAGATTTCTGGTAAGTGCAGATAA
- a CDS encoding JAB domain-containing protein, translating to MKKKEYRFYSYKLHMVKEQEIRFLSDQAIYNSFSGSKLIKKVIRQLGQTDRENFVVVMLNTKLIPIGTNLVSTGSLTSCIVQPREIIKAALNMPCKALILGHNHPSGDSSPSMEDKLITLMIMASAQLFDVDILDHIIVDMDSDAYLSFADEKIIEDTKRKVRSVLDQISRMQTKIGSKETS from the coding sequence GTGAAAAAGAAAGAATATCGTTTTTATTCCTATAAGCTGCATATGGTCAAGGAACAAGAAATCCGCTTCTTGAGTGACCAGGCAATCTACAATAGCTTCTCCGGCTCCAAATTAATCAAAAAGGTAATCCGCCAACTCGGTCAGACTGATCGGGAAAACTTCGTGGTGGTGATGCTGAATACAAAGCTAATACCCATCGGCACAAACCTGGTATCCACTGGAAGCCTTACCAGTTGTATCGTGCAACCCAGGGAGATCATTAAAGCGGCATTGAACATGCCTTGCAAAGCCTTGATCCTCGGACACAATCATCCATCAGGAGATTCCTCGCCTTCCATGGAAGACAAACTGATCACCCTCATGATAATGGCGTCTGCGCAACTGTTCGATGTTGATATTCTGGATCACATTATCGTGGACATGGATTCTGATGCCTACCTGTCTTTCGCGGACGAGAAAATTATCGAAGATACGAAACGAAAAGTACGTTCCGTATTGGATCAAATCTCAAGGATGCAAACAAAAATAGGAAGCAAGGAGACATCATGA
- a CDS encoding integrase domain-containing protein, translating to MQAIRGIKQTKSGSAKTRHNHIKEARRFVITIRELGYGVKRWKNVTNIHIQKAVDKWKEEGLQAATIKEYLSGVRTVCRIYENDRIKPDNTQFGIPNRVFVDNRDKSIPQDVFQKAVTELKQSNNSDDKRVAAQLQLERYIGLRVEEACKFNAHQAVMTGGRVFIQHGTKGGRERIINELTENGKAAIEYAKALSGINNLIPNDHSEKQWIQKYYRITRAKGISKKECGASSHGCRHAYAQDRYEEITGFKAPCKFESKKAFRKNAIIIGGEKWKKLNQDARQIIKAELGHGPDRDDVVSQYLGAI from the coding sequence ATGCAAGCGATACGAGGTATAAAACAAACCAAATCGGGGTCCGCCAAGACCAGACACAATCACATAAAAGAAGCCCGCAGATTTGTAATAACGATACGGGAGTTGGGTTACGGTGTCAAAAGATGGAAAAATGTAACCAATATTCACATTCAAAAAGCGGTCGACAAATGGAAAGAAGAGGGTTTGCAGGCAGCAACCATTAAAGAATATTTATCCGGCGTTCGAACTGTTTGCAGGATTTATGAGAACGATCGAATCAAACCGGACAATACACAATTCGGCATCCCCAATCGAGTGTTTGTTGACAATCGGGATAAATCAATACCTCAGGATGTGTTTCAAAAAGCGGTGACAGAATTGAAGCAAAGCAACAATAGCGATGACAAAAGAGTGGCTGCCCAGTTACAATTAGAACGGTATATAGGATTAAGAGTCGAGGAAGCATGTAAATTTAATGCCCACCAGGCAGTAATGACAGGCGGGAGGGTATTCATTCAGCATGGAACCAAAGGCGGAAGAGAGCGGATAATAAACGAACTGACCGAAAATGGGAAAGCAGCGATTGAATATGCAAAAGCGCTATCAGGTATCAACAACCTAATTCCAAATGATCATAGCGAAAAACAATGGATTCAGAAATATTATCGAATAACAAGAGCCAAAGGAATTTCAAAGAAAGAATGTGGCGCATCAAGTCATGGATGTCGACATGCTTACGCACAGGATCGCTACGAAGAAATTACCGGATTTAAGGCGCCGTGTAAGTTCGAATCAAAAAAAGCATTCAGAAAGAACGCGATAATAATAGGCGGTGAAAAATGGAAAAAGTTAAACCAGGACGCAAGGCAGATAATCAAAGCTGAGTTAGGTCACGGCCCGGACCGTGATGATGTGGTAAGTCAATATTTGGGCGCAATATGA